One genomic segment of Hevea brasiliensis isolate MT/VB/25A 57/8 chromosome 3, ASM3005281v1, whole genome shotgun sequence includes these proteins:
- the LOC131178348 gene encoding uncharacterized protein LOC131178348 — MILPTELLEDIRQSWVNDFTIQQLITDLQDSPFSHIHYTYHFDQLRRNGKLVVGNDVHLREKLLQLFHSSATGGHSGANVIARRLSAIVYWPGLWRSVQNFVRECSICQRYKYETVATQGLLQPLPLPTGNFIDLTMDFIEAIQTTPFEALYGVPPPLYVPYVHGDSHVEAVDLYIRSRETAIALLQHHLQQAMNRMKQQVDKHRTDREFDVGDMSAYRLRLPSDAIIHNVFHVSLLKPAYASIAASSELPPMSRQSVIQPQAILDRRIVKRKNATATQLLVHWQGYSPADATWEFTDDFQLHYPFFSLRTRNLGEGSIVTNCNGNSAFDGGGNQ; from the exons ATGATTTTACCCACTGAATTATTGGAAGATATTAGACAGTCATGGGTTAATGACTTTACCATACAACAGCTGATTACAGACCTTCAGGATAGCCCTTTTTCACACATCCACTATACATACCATTTTGATCAACTAAGACGAAATGGGAAGCTAGTGGTGGGGAATGATGTCCATTTAAGGGAGAAATTGTTGCAGCTTTTTCATTCATCAGCTACTGGGGGACATTCAGGAGCTAATGTTATAGCCAGACGTCTCTCTGCTATTGTGTATTGGCCTGGTCTTTGGAGGTCAGTTCAAAACTTCGTCCGTGAATGCAGTATCTGTCAAAGATATAAATATGAAACAGTGGCAACTCAAGGATTATTGCAACCTTTACCTCTTCCTACAGGCAATTTTATTGATTTGACGATGGATTTTATTGAAG CTATACAAACAACTCCATTTGAGGCCCTTTATGGTGTACCACCACCCCTCTATGTCCCTTATGTGCATGGAGATTCTCATGTGGAAGCTGTTGATCTTTATATTCGCAGTAGAGAAACTGCCATTGCCCTACTCCAGCATCATCTCCAACAAGCTATGAACAGGATGAAGCAACAGGTGGACAAACATCGCACTGATCGTGAGTTTGATGTGGGGGATATG TCTGCTTATAGGCTTCGTCTTCCATCTGATGCTATTAtccataatgttttccatgtctCTCTTTTGAAACCTGCCTATGCTTCCATTGCAGCTTCATCAGAGCTTCCTCCAATGTCTCGTCAATCCGTCATACAGCCACAAGCTATTCTTGATCGACGAATAGTGAAGCGTAAGAATGCCACTGCAACTCAACTACTTGTCCATTGGCAAGGTTATTCACCAGCAGATGCAACCTGGGAGTTTACTGATGACTTCCAACTGCATTATCCATTTTTTTCCTTGCGAACAAGGAACCTTGGGGAAGGGAGTATTGTTACAAATTGTAATGGAAACAGTGCGTTTGATGGAGGCGGGAATCAATAA